One genomic window of Syngnathoides biaculeatus isolate LvHL_M chromosome 13, ASM1980259v1, whole genome shotgun sequence includes the following:
- the samd7 gene encoding sterile alpha motif domain-containing protein 7 isoform X1 — translation MTPREQLRKMTALGEQGALDEKHWYRLVNGMSANDLRQRQEMIMRNQMAMAPQILAQGQQRLQGVPTPFEPRFMERELVPPAEMVAPDGRPVHLGPHLGPPLAPHAAVLPGRNFPGAAGYGFLPSEPMETVARRQELIHKQNMARIEMNAILHQKELENAHQKGMMGMENPMSYPPNPMAFRGRQRMPEAHDVFVHRPTLDDLHSNSILMSTSPYPPIGSLHRERGRRVGRRPTAHKSADHPVGHVKGPAEDKSVERSPGCVSGGEEKEVEVKGDVGEECSAGKTPHQAKAESETAAGGRKCYKEGEANLRKGGAPDQCPDASSSSVANDKDAPNQCGAFQEKFMFPSGGMPYMFPVGGNGFLPPAPPNLFLNGDEVSEDIRKWSVNDVCNFISNIPTCSEYAQTFKDHMIDGETLPLLSEEHLLDTLGLKLGPALKIRSQVSRRMSSMLYMMNLPLPAGPLQAAPDKPGDRSSEMGSPVNCNSEEMMMMAAAASPREPADVLKPADHLGEPGNNSPRAKELSAEHV, via the exons ATGACCCCCCGCGAGCAACTGAGGAAGATGACGGCACTCGGGGAGCAGGGAGCCTTGGACGAGAAACACTGGTACCGCCTGGTCAACGGCATGTCGGCAAACG ACCTGCGGCAGAGGCAGGAGATGATCATGAGGAACCAGATGGCCATGGCGCCGCAGATCCTGGCCCAGGGCCAGCAGAGGTTGCAGGGGGTGCCGACGCCGTTCGAACCGCGCTTCATGGAAAG GGAGTTGGTCCCTCCGGCCGAGATGGTGGCGCCCGACGGCAGGCCCGTGCACTTGGGGCCGCACCTGGGCCCCCCTCTGGCGCCGCATGCCGCAGTCCTACCGGGGAGAAACTTTCCAGGAGCAG CCGGCTATGGCTTCCTGCCCTCGGAACCCATGGAAACGGTTGCCCGGCGACAGGAgctcattcacaagcaaaacaTGGCCAG GATAGAGATGAACGCCATTCTACATCAGAAAGAACTGGAGAACGCCCACCAAAAGGGCATGATGGGCATGGAGAACCCCATGTCCTACCCTCCCAACCCCATGGCCTTCAGGGGTCGGCAGCGCATGCCCGAGGCCCACGACGTCTTTGTCCACCGGCCCACCCTGGACGACCTTCACTCCAACAGCATCCTCATGTCGACCAGCCCCTATCCACCGATCGGCTCGCTCCACAGAGAACGGGGCCGGCGGGTGGGCAGGCGCCCCACGGCCCACAAGAGCGCCGACCATCCCGTCGGCCACGTGAAGGGCCCGGCTGAGGACAAGAGCGTGGAGCGGAGTCCGGGCTGCGTGTCCGGCGGGGAGGAGAAGGAGGTGGAAGTGAAGGGAGACGTGGGGGAGGAGTGCTCCGCCGGCAAAACGCCCCACCAGGCCAAAGCGGAGTCGGAAACAGCTGCGGGAGGCAGGAAGTGCTACAAAGAGGGGGAGGCCAACTTGCGGAAGGGCGGCGCTCCAGACCAATGCCCAGacgccagcagcagcagcgtaGCCAACGACAAGGACGCTCCCAACCAGTGTGGCGCCTTCCAAGAGAAGTTCATGTTCCCCTCGGGGGGGATGCCTTACATGTTCCCTGTGGGCGGGAACGGCTTCCTTCCACCTG CTCCTCCCAATCTCTTCCTAAATGGTGACGAGGTCTCCGAGGACATCAGAAAGTGGAGCGTCAACGACGTTTGCAACTTCATCAGCAACATCCCCACGTGTTCAGAGTACGCCCAG ACCTTTAAAGACCACATGATCGATGGCGAGACACTGCCGCTGCTCTCTGAGGAACATTTGCTGGACACGCTGGGCCTGAAGCTGGGGCCTGCTCTGAAGATCCGCTCACAG GTGTCAAGGCGCATGAGCAGCATGTTATACATGATGAACCTGCCGCTCCCCGCCGGCCCCCTGCAGGCCGCCCCCGACAAGCCGGGCGACCGTTCGTCCGAGATGGGCTCCCCGGTGAACTGCAACAGCgaggagatgatgatgatggcggcggcggcgagcccCCGGGAGCCCGCCGACGTCCTCAAACCCGCCGATCACCTCGGCGAGCCGGGCAACAATTCCCCTCGCGCCAAAGAGTTGAGCGCCGAACACGTCTGA
- the samd7 gene encoding sterile alpha motif domain-containing protein 7 isoform X2: protein MTPREQLRKMTALGEQGALDEKHWYRLVNGMSANDLRQRQEMIMRNQMAMAPQILAQGQQRLQGVPTPFEPRFMERELVPPAEMVAPDGRPVHLGPHLGPPLAPHAAVLPGRNFPGAAGYGFLPSEPMETVARRQELIHKQNMARIEMNAILHQKELENAHQKGMMGMENPMSYPPNPMAFRGRQRMPEAHDVFVHRPTLDDLHSNSILMSTSPYPPIGSLHRERGRRVGRRPTAHKSADHPVGHVKGPAEDKSVERSPGCVSGGEEKEVEVKGDVGEECSAGKTPHQAKAESETAAGGRKCYKEGEANLRKGGAPDQCPDASSSSVANDKDAPNQCGAFQEKFMFPSGGMPYMFPVGGNGFLPPAPPNLFLNGDEVSEDIRKWSVNDVCNFISNIPTCSEYAQTFKDHMIDGETLPLLSEEHLLDTLGLKLGPALKIRSQAAPDKPGDRSSEMGSPVNCNSEEMMMMAAAASPREPADVLKPADHLGEPGNNSPRAKELSAEHV from the exons ATGACCCCCCGCGAGCAACTGAGGAAGATGACGGCACTCGGGGAGCAGGGAGCCTTGGACGAGAAACACTGGTACCGCCTGGTCAACGGCATGTCGGCAAACG ACCTGCGGCAGAGGCAGGAGATGATCATGAGGAACCAGATGGCCATGGCGCCGCAGATCCTGGCCCAGGGCCAGCAGAGGTTGCAGGGGGTGCCGACGCCGTTCGAACCGCGCTTCATGGAAAG GGAGTTGGTCCCTCCGGCCGAGATGGTGGCGCCCGACGGCAGGCCCGTGCACTTGGGGCCGCACCTGGGCCCCCCTCTGGCGCCGCATGCCGCAGTCCTACCGGGGAGAAACTTTCCAGGAGCAG CCGGCTATGGCTTCCTGCCCTCGGAACCCATGGAAACGGTTGCCCGGCGACAGGAgctcattcacaagcaaaacaTGGCCAG GATAGAGATGAACGCCATTCTACATCAGAAAGAACTGGAGAACGCCCACCAAAAGGGCATGATGGGCATGGAGAACCCCATGTCCTACCCTCCCAACCCCATGGCCTTCAGGGGTCGGCAGCGCATGCCCGAGGCCCACGACGTCTTTGTCCACCGGCCCACCCTGGACGACCTTCACTCCAACAGCATCCTCATGTCGACCAGCCCCTATCCACCGATCGGCTCGCTCCACAGAGAACGGGGCCGGCGGGTGGGCAGGCGCCCCACGGCCCACAAGAGCGCCGACCATCCCGTCGGCCACGTGAAGGGCCCGGCTGAGGACAAGAGCGTGGAGCGGAGTCCGGGCTGCGTGTCCGGCGGGGAGGAGAAGGAGGTGGAAGTGAAGGGAGACGTGGGGGAGGAGTGCTCCGCCGGCAAAACGCCCCACCAGGCCAAAGCGGAGTCGGAAACAGCTGCGGGAGGCAGGAAGTGCTACAAAGAGGGGGAGGCCAACTTGCGGAAGGGCGGCGCTCCAGACCAATGCCCAGacgccagcagcagcagcgtaGCCAACGACAAGGACGCTCCCAACCAGTGTGGCGCCTTCCAAGAGAAGTTCATGTTCCCCTCGGGGGGGATGCCTTACATGTTCCCTGTGGGCGGGAACGGCTTCCTTCCACCTG CTCCTCCCAATCTCTTCCTAAATGGTGACGAGGTCTCCGAGGACATCAGAAAGTGGAGCGTCAACGACGTTTGCAACTTCATCAGCAACATCCCCACGTGTTCAGAGTACGCCCAG ACCTTTAAAGACCACATGATCGATGGCGAGACACTGCCGCTGCTCTCTGAGGAACATTTGCTGGACACGCTGGGCCTGAAGCTGGGGCCTGCTCTGAAGATCCGCTCACAG GCCGCCCCCGACAAGCCGGGCGACCGTTCGTCCGAGATGGGCTCCCCGGTGAACTGCAACAGCgaggagatgatgatgatggcggcggcggcgagcccCCGGGAGCCCGCCGACGTCCTCAAACCCGCCGATCACCTCGGCGAGCCGGGCAACAATTCCCCTCGCGCCAAAGAGTTGAGCGCCGAACACGTCTGA
- the sec62 gene encoding translocation protein SEC62, producing the protein MAERRRHKKRIQELSELTKEEKAVAKYLRFNCPTKSTNMMGQRVDYFTASKAVDCILDSKWAKAKKGEEAVFTTRESVLVYCNRLLKKQFFNRALKVMKKKSEKDPKKDKKSKGDSGKEEDKKGKKDKKKEAADAGETKKDKSDDSPKKKKEVKKKFKLEPHEDQLFLDGNEVYVWIYDPVPFKTFAMGLVLVIAVIAATLFPLWPAEMRVGVYYMSVTAGCFVASILLLAVARCILFLFIWLVTAGRHHFWLLPNLTADVGFIDSFRPLYTHKYKGPRRSGGKKAKDDKDGGAEARKSDSDDNKSDSEKKDEEEEEDEEEREEEEGRRSDTDSERREEDGSQHSNGNDFEMITREELDQHTEEDEDQEEAGKDARVPAAQS; encoded by the exons ATGGCGGAGCGCAGGAGGCATAAAAAACGGATCCAG GAGTTGAGCGAGCTCACCAAGGAGGAGAAGGCGGTGGCCAAGTACCTGCGCTTCAACTGCCCCACCAAGTCCACCAACATGATGGGCCAGCGAGTGGACTACTTCACCG CATCCAAGGCCGTGGACTGCATACTGGACTCCAAGTGGGCCAAGGCCAAGAAGGGCGAGGAGGCGGTCTTCACCACCCGCGAATCGGTGCTGGTCTACTGCAACAG ACTCCTCAAGAAGCAGTTTTTCAACCGAGCGCTCAAAGTGATGAAGAAGAAGTCCGAGAAGGACCCCAAGAAGGACAAGAAGTCCAAAGGCGACAGCGGCAAGGAGGAGGACAAGAAGGGcaaaaaggacaagaagaaggaGGCGGCAGACGCCGGAGAAACGAAGAAGGACAAAAGC GACGACAGCcccaaaaagaagaaggaggtgaagaagaagTTCAAGCTGGAGCCGCACGAGGACCAGCTCTTCCTCGACGGAAACGAG GTGTACGTGTGGATTTACGACCCCGTCCCCTTCAAGACATTCGCCATGGGGCTGGTCCTGG TGATCGCCGTGATCGCCGCCACGCTTTTCCCGCTGTGGCCCGCGGAAATGCGCGTGGGCGTCTACTACATGAGCGTGACCGCCGGCTGCTTCGTGGCCAGCATTCTGCTCCTCGCCGTCG CTCGCTGCATCCTGTTCCTGTTCATCTGGCTGGTGACGGCCGGGCGCCACCATTTCTGGCTCCTCCCCAACCTGACGGCCGACGTGGGCTTCATCGACTCCTTCCGCCCGCTCTACACGCACAAGTACAAAGGCCCGCGGAGAAGCGGCGGCAAGAAAGCCAAGGACGACAAGGACGGCGGCGCCGAGGCCCGCAAGTCGGACAGCGACGACAACAAGTCGGACAGCGAGaagaaggacgaggaggaggaggaggacgaagagGAGCGCGAGGAAGAGGAAGGCCGGCGCTCGGACACGGACAGCGAGCGCAGGGAGGAGGACGGCTCGCAGCACAGCAACGGCAACGACTTTGAGATGATCACCAGGGAGGAGCTGGACCAGCACACGGAAGAAGACGAAGACCAGGAAGAAGCGGGGAAAGACGCTCGAGTCCCCGCCGCTCagtcgtaa
- the nadkb gene encoding NAD kinase b isoform X3: MLYCHPASVCAFPSERARVCRSVSTMPVSRSAEEEQERRHIQDPASQRLTWNKPPVNVLVIRKIRDESLVEPFKELCRFLVEEKQMMVYVERRVADDGTLSKDENFGSIRNQLCTFREGYDDISDCIDLIICLGGDGTLLYASSLFQASVPPVMAFHLGSLGFLTPFKFESYKTEVDKVFEGNAAITLRSRLKVKVVKEMLERTAAVPPPPQPQRDQEEGHNGLVPHRYTSSEAGKVTLQLQVLNEVVVDRGPSSYLSNVDLYLDGRLITSVQGDGVIVSTPTGSTAYAAAAGASMIHPNVPAIMVTPICPHSLSFRPIVVPAGVELMITLSPDARNTAWVSFDGRKRQEIQHGDCIKITTSCYPVPSICCHDLVYDWFESLAQCLHWNVRKRQTRLTEASDTSDTEN; this comes from the exons ATGCTTTATTGTCACCCCGCGTCAGTTTGCGCGTTTCCTTCGGAGCGTGCGCGCGTTTGCCGTTCCGTTAGCACGATGCCGGTGAGCCGTAGCGCTGAGGAGGAGCAAGAAAGaag GCACATCCAGGACCCGGCAAGCCAGCGCCTTACCTGGAATAAGCCACCCGTCAACGTCCTGGTCATCAGGAAGATCCGGGACGAAAGCCTGGTGGAGCCCTTCAAAGAGCTGTGCAGGTTTCTAGTTGAG GAGAAGCAGATGATGGTGTACGTGGAGCGGCGGGTGGCCGACGACGGGACGCTGTCCAAGGACGAGAACTTTGGCTCCATCCGAAACCAGCTGTGCACGTTCCGAGAGG GCTACGACGACATCTCCGACTGCATCGACCTGATCATCTGCCTGGGCGGGGACGGCACGCTACTGTACGCGTCGTCGCTCTTTCAG GCCAGCGTTCCCCCAGTTATGGCGTTCCACCTGGGCTCCTTGGGCTTTCTCACTCCCTTCAAATTTGAGTCGTACAAGACTGAAGTGGACAAGGTCTTCGAAG GGAACGCGGCCATCACTTTGCGCAGTCGCCTGAAGGTGAAGGTGGTCAAGGAGATGCTGGAGAGGACGGCCGCCGTTCCTCCGCCGCCGCAGCCGCAACGGGATCAGGAAGAGGGACACAACGGCCTCGTTCCTCACCGCTACACCAGCAGCGAGGCGGGCAAGGTCACCCTGCAGCTTCAG GTGCTTAACGAGGTGGTGGTGGACCGCGGGCCCTCGTCCTACCTGTCCAACGTGGACTTGTACCTGGACGGACGCCTCATCACCTCCGTGCAAGGCGACG GCGTGATCGTGTCCACGCCGACGGGCAGCACGGCgtacgcggcggcggcgggggcgtcCATGATCCACCCCAACGTGCCGGCCATCATGGTGACGCCCATCTGCCCGCACTCGCTCTCCTTCAGGCCCATCGTGGTGCCTGCTGGGGTGGAGCTCATG atCACTTTGTCCCCCGACGCAAGGAATACAGCCTGGGTGTCGTTCGATGGCAGGAAGAGACAAGAAATCCAACATGGTGACTG CATCAAGATCACGACGTCGTGCTACCCGGTGCCGTCCATCTGCTGCCACGACCTGGTGTACGACTGGTTCGAGAGCCTGGCGCAGTGCCTTCACTGGAACGTGCGCAAGCGGCAGACGCGCCTCACCGAGGCGTCCGACACTTCCGACACGGAGAACTGa
- the nadkb gene encoding NAD kinase b isoform X2, with product MENSEGGTSPEPDGGATRPSSRPGRASGSPRASCSSSEHNEPRRRREARQQQHQQQQQQQRRRRRRGDGQEQLLRETARRRLPGQREHSEACGSVSDAAESSPKRRAHFLHGPYPATHFGPKACILPNPTSVMHIQDPASQRLTWNKPPVNVLVIRKIRDESLVEPFKELCRFLVEEKQMMVYVERRVADDGTLSKDENFGSIRNQLCTFREGYDDISDCIDLIICLGGDGTLLYASSLFQASVPPVMAFHLGSLGFLTPFKFESYKTEVDKVFEGNAAITLRSRLKVKVVKEMLERTAAVPPPPQPQRDQEEGHNGLVPHRYTSSEAGKVTLQLQVLNEVVVDRGPSSYLSNVDLYLDGRLITSVQGDGVIVSTPTGSTAYAAAAGASMIHPNVPAIMVTPICPHSLSFRPIVVPAGVELMITLSPDARNTAWVSFDGRKRQEIQHGDCIKITTSCYPVPSICCHDLVYDWFESLAQCLHWNVRKRQTRLTEASDTSDTEN from the exons ATGGAGAACTCCGAAGGCGGCACGTCACCCGAGCCCGACGGCGGCGCGACGCGGCCGTCGTCCCGCCCGGGACGAGCGTCCGGGTCGCCGCgggcctcctgctcctcctcagaGCACAACGAGCCCAGGAGACGGCGCGAGGCCAGGCAGCAAcagcatcagcagcagcagcaacaacaacggcggcggcggcggcggggggatGGTCAGGAACAGCTGCTCCGGGAGACGGCGCGCCGGAGGTTGCCGGGCCAACGCGAGCACTCAGAGGCGTGCGGCTCAGTGAGCGACGCAGCGGAAAGTTCGCCTAAGAG GAGAGCTCACTTCCTTCATGGACCCTACCCGGCCACTCACTTCGGACCCAAAGCCTGCATTCTTCCTAACCCCACTTCGGTCAT GCACATCCAGGACCCGGCAAGCCAGCGCCTTACCTGGAATAAGCCACCCGTCAACGTCCTGGTCATCAGGAAGATCCGGGACGAAAGCCTGGTGGAGCCCTTCAAAGAGCTGTGCAGGTTTCTAGTTGAG GAGAAGCAGATGATGGTGTACGTGGAGCGGCGGGTGGCCGACGACGGGACGCTGTCCAAGGACGAGAACTTTGGCTCCATCCGAAACCAGCTGTGCACGTTCCGAGAGG GCTACGACGACATCTCCGACTGCATCGACCTGATCATCTGCCTGGGCGGGGACGGCACGCTACTGTACGCGTCGTCGCTCTTTCAG GCCAGCGTTCCCCCAGTTATGGCGTTCCACCTGGGCTCCTTGGGCTTTCTCACTCCCTTCAAATTTGAGTCGTACAAGACTGAAGTGGACAAGGTCTTCGAAG GGAACGCGGCCATCACTTTGCGCAGTCGCCTGAAGGTGAAGGTGGTCAAGGAGATGCTGGAGAGGACGGCCGCCGTTCCTCCGCCGCCGCAGCCGCAACGGGATCAGGAAGAGGGACACAACGGCCTCGTTCCTCACCGCTACACCAGCAGCGAGGCGGGCAAGGTCACCCTGCAGCTTCAG GTGCTTAACGAGGTGGTGGTGGACCGCGGGCCCTCGTCCTACCTGTCCAACGTGGACTTGTACCTGGACGGACGCCTCATCACCTCCGTGCAAGGCGACG GCGTGATCGTGTCCACGCCGACGGGCAGCACGGCgtacgcggcggcggcgggggcgtcCATGATCCACCCCAACGTGCCGGCCATCATGGTGACGCCCATCTGCCCGCACTCGCTCTCCTTCAGGCCCATCGTGGTGCCTGCTGGGGTGGAGCTCATG atCACTTTGTCCCCCGACGCAAGGAATACAGCCTGGGTGTCGTTCGATGGCAGGAAGAGACAAGAAATCCAACATGGTGACTG CATCAAGATCACGACGTCGTGCTACCCGGTGCCGTCCATCTGCTGCCACGACCTGGTGTACGACTGGTTCGAGAGCCTGGCGCAGTGCCTTCACTGGAACGTGCGCAAGCGGCAGACGCGCCTCACCGAGGCGTCCGACACTTCCGACACGGAGAACTGa
- the nadkb gene encoding NAD kinase b isoform X1 has product MFLWEENQSTYKNPRRHGKNMQAQQRRGWIWTRILRTQSQIMENSEGGTSPEPDGGATRPSSRPGRASGSPRASCSSSEHNEPRRRREARQQQHQQQQQQQRRRRRRGDGQEQLLRETARRRLPGQREHSEACGSVSDAAESSPKRRAHFLHGPYPATHFGPKACILPNPTSVMHIQDPASQRLTWNKPPVNVLVIRKIRDESLVEPFKELCRFLVEEKQMMVYVERRVADDGTLSKDENFGSIRNQLCTFREGYDDISDCIDLIICLGGDGTLLYASSLFQASVPPVMAFHLGSLGFLTPFKFESYKTEVDKVFEGNAAITLRSRLKVKVVKEMLERTAAVPPPPQPQRDQEEGHNGLVPHRYTSSEAGKVTLQLQVLNEVVVDRGPSSYLSNVDLYLDGRLITSVQGDGVIVSTPTGSTAYAAAAGASMIHPNVPAIMVTPICPHSLSFRPIVVPAGVELMITLSPDARNTAWVSFDGRKRQEIQHGDCIKITTSCYPVPSICCHDLVYDWFESLAQCLHWNVRKRQTRLTEASDTSDTEN; this is encoded by the exons atgtttttgtgggaggaaaaccagagtacctacaaaaacccacgcaggcacgggaagaacatgcaagctcaacagaggcgaggctggatttggaCCCGGATTCTCAGAACTCAGAGCCAGAT TATGGAGAACTCCGAAGGCGGCACGTCACCCGAGCCCGACGGCGGCGCGACGCGGCCGTCGTCCCGCCCGGGACGAGCGTCCGGGTCGCCGCgggcctcctgctcctcctcagaGCACAACGAGCCCAGGAGACGGCGCGAGGCCAGGCAGCAAcagcatcagcagcagcagcaacaacaacggcggcggcggcggcggggggatGGTCAGGAACAGCTGCTCCGGGAGACGGCGCGCCGGAGGTTGCCGGGCCAACGCGAGCACTCAGAGGCGTGCGGCTCAGTGAGCGACGCAGCGGAAAGTTCGCCTAAGAG GAGAGCTCACTTCCTTCATGGACCCTACCCGGCCACTCACTTCGGACCCAAAGCCTGCATTCTTCCTAACCCCACTTCGGTCAT GCACATCCAGGACCCGGCAAGCCAGCGCCTTACCTGGAATAAGCCACCCGTCAACGTCCTGGTCATCAGGAAGATCCGGGACGAAAGCCTGGTGGAGCCCTTCAAAGAGCTGTGCAGGTTTCTAGTTGAG GAGAAGCAGATGATGGTGTACGTGGAGCGGCGGGTGGCCGACGACGGGACGCTGTCCAAGGACGAGAACTTTGGCTCCATCCGAAACCAGCTGTGCACGTTCCGAGAGG GCTACGACGACATCTCCGACTGCATCGACCTGATCATCTGCCTGGGCGGGGACGGCACGCTACTGTACGCGTCGTCGCTCTTTCAG GCCAGCGTTCCCCCAGTTATGGCGTTCCACCTGGGCTCCTTGGGCTTTCTCACTCCCTTCAAATTTGAGTCGTACAAGACTGAAGTGGACAAGGTCTTCGAAG GGAACGCGGCCATCACTTTGCGCAGTCGCCTGAAGGTGAAGGTGGTCAAGGAGATGCTGGAGAGGACGGCCGCCGTTCCTCCGCCGCCGCAGCCGCAACGGGATCAGGAAGAGGGACACAACGGCCTCGTTCCTCACCGCTACACCAGCAGCGAGGCGGGCAAGGTCACCCTGCAGCTTCAG GTGCTTAACGAGGTGGTGGTGGACCGCGGGCCCTCGTCCTACCTGTCCAACGTGGACTTGTACCTGGACGGACGCCTCATCACCTCCGTGCAAGGCGACG GCGTGATCGTGTCCACGCCGACGGGCAGCACGGCgtacgcggcggcggcgggggcgtcCATGATCCACCCCAACGTGCCGGCCATCATGGTGACGCCCATCTGCCCGCACTCGCTCTCCTTCAGGCCCATCGTGGTGCCTGCTGGGGTGGAGCTCATG atCACTTTGTCCCCCGACGCAAGGAATACAGCCTGGGTGTCGTTCGATGGCAGGAAGAGACAAGAAATCCAACATGGTGACTG CATCAAGATCACGACGTCGTGCTACCCGGTGCCGTCCATCTGCTGCCACGACCTGGTGTACGACTGGTTCGAGAGCCTGGCGCAGTGCCTTCACTGGAACGTGCGCAAGCGGCAGACGCGCCTCACCGAGGCGTCCGACACTTCCGACACGGAGAACTGa